The following coding sequences are from one Carassius auratus strain Wakin chromosome 15, ASM336829v1, whole genome shotgun sequence window:
- the LOC113115411 gene encoding cytochrome P450 2G1-like → MELSSSLVLALVLAVLMFIWWKRKASGLSLPPGPLALPLIGNLPIMDKRAPFKSFMQWSKTYGSVMTVYLGPQRMVVLVGYDTVKEALVDQGEHFTGRAPIPFLIKVLRGYGLVISNGDRWRQLRRFTLTTLRDFGMGRKRMEQWIQEESRHLLKSFEETKSTPVDAAFFLSRAVSNVICSLVFGQRFDYEDKNFLHLLQIISRLLRFISSPQGQLYNVFPRLMQLLPGRHHAMFKEIEDIKAFILKKIKEHEQNLDLSDPKDFIDCFSIKLKQEKHNPDTEFHKDNMLGTVLNLFIAGTETTSTTLRYALMLLIKHPKIQERMQREIDRVIGQNRIPTMDDRKSLPFTDAVIHEVQRYLDIIPLNVPHYATHDITFRGYIIPKDTVIIPMLHSVLRDEEQWETPWTFNPEHFLDDNGNFKKNPAFIPFSAGKRSCVGESLARMELFLFIVSLLQKFSFSSPKGPDGVDTSPELSSFGNMPRFYDLIASPR, encoded by the exons ATGGAACTCTCTAGCTCACTGGTGTTGGCTTTAGTCTTGGCTGTGTTGATGTTCATCTGGTGGAAGAGGAAGGCGAGTGGACTTTCTTTGCCCCCGGGGCCACTGGCACTGCCACTGATTGGCAACTTACCAATCATGGACAAGCGTGCACCCTTTAAAAGCTTTATGCAG TGGAGCAAAACCTATGGTTCTGTGATGACAGTGTACCTCGGGCCTCAAAGAATGGTGGTTCTGGTCGGTTATGATACAGTCAAAGAGGCTCTGGTGGACCAGGGAGAGCACTTTACAGGCCGAGCACCTATTCCCTTTCTGATCAAAGTTCTAAGAGGCTACG GTTTGGTCATCAGTAATGGAGATCGCTGGCGTCAACTAAGGCGGTTCACTCTCACCACACTGAGGGATTTCGGAATGGGACGCAAACGAATGGAACAGTGGATTCAAGAAGAGAGCAGACATTTGCTGAAGAGCTTTGAGGAAACCAAAT CAACACCAGTTGACGCAGCCTTCTTCCTGAGCCGGGCTGTGTCCAATGTGATCTGTTCATTGGTGTTTGGCCAGCGCTTTGATTATGAAGACAAAAACTTCCTGCACTTGCTCCAGATCATCTCCAGGCTCCTGCGCTTTATCAGCAGCCCCCAGGGTCAG CTGTACAACGTCTTCCCTAGACTAATGCAACTCTTGCCTGGCAGACATCATGCCATGTTTAAAGAGATAGAAGACATCAAAGCCTTCATCTTGAAAAAAATCAAGGAACATGAGCAAAATTTGGATTTAAGTGACCCAAAGGACTTTATTGACTGCTTTTCTATCAAACTCAAACAG GAGAAACACAATCCTGACACAGAATTCCACAAGGATAATATGTTGGGGACCGTTTTGAATCTGTTCATAGCTGGTACAGAGACCACCAGCACAACTCTCAGATATGCCCTGATGCTTCTTATCAAGCACCCCAAAATACAGG agcGAATGCAGAGGGAGATTGACAGAGTTATTGGACAGAACAGAATCCCTACAATGGATGACAGGAAGTCTCTCCCCTTCACTGATGCTGTGATTCATGAAGTACAGCGTTATCTGGACATTATCCCACTAAATGTTCCCCATTATGCCACACATGACATCACATTTAGAGGTTACATAATACCAAAG GACACAGTAATTATTCCCATGTTGCACTCTGTCCTAAGGGATGAGGAACAGTGGGAAACCCCTTGGACATTTAACCCAGAGCACTTTCTGGATGACAATGGCAACTTTAAAAAGAATCCAGCATTTATTCCCTTTTCTGCAG GTAAACGCTCTTGTGTGGGTGAGTCTTTGGCTCGTATGGAGCTCTTTCTGTTCATCGTGTCTCTGCTTCAGAAATTCAGTTTTAGCAGTCCAAAGGGTCCGGATGGAGTAGACACCAGTCCTGAACTTAGCAGTTTTGGCAACATGCCTCGATTCTATGATCTTATTGCATCCCCCCGCTGA